One stretch of Pseudomonas azotoformans DNA includes these proteins:
- a CDS encoding acetoacetate--CoA ligase: MSEILWQPSPERIANTRMDQFRRYINQRYSVQLGDYPALHQWSIDQRPNFWRAIVDYFDVQWRNPPTAVLIEDAEMPSAHWFPGATLNFAEHLLRRRDDHPAVVAVAEDGQREQLTYAELAAHVAGLQRSLRAAGVTQGDRVAACMPNTWQTLVGMLATTSLGAIWSCSSPDFGTQGVIDRFGQIEPKVLITCAGYRYAGKDIDQTTKLNEILARLPSLEQLIIVPYAKPQAQNEDYQTQARVALWRDVYQPGGEPEFVAVPFDHPLYILYSSGTTGVPKCIIHGTGGVLLTHLKEHGLHADLSREDCLFYYTTCGWMMWNWLVSVLAIGATAVLYDGSPFHPGPERLIDLIDAEKISVFGTSPKFLATLEKAGLRPRLSHDLGSLKGLISTGSPLSPQSYDYVYREIKDELCLSSMSGGTDIVSCFVIGNPVLPVRRGEMQCKSLAMAIEVWDDQGRPLVGEKGELVCTRHFPAMPIGLWNDPDRQKLRASYFSQFPGVWAQGDYAEQRPNGSLLIHGRSDAVLNPGGVRIGTAEIYRQVEKVPQVLESLAIGQRWQDDVRVVLFVRLNDGIELDEALEQQIRQVIRANTTPRHVPAKILAVTDIPRTISGKIVELAVRNVVHGEPVKNTDALANPQALDQFRNRPELADR; the protein is encoded by the coding sequence ATGTCCGAGATCCTCTGGCAACCCTCCCCGGAACGCATCGCCAACACGCGCATGGACCAGTTTCGGCGCTACATCAACCAGCGCTACAGCGTGCAGCTTGGCGACTACCCGGCGCTGCACCAGTGGAGCATCGACCAGCGCCCGAATTTCTGGCGCGCGATCGTGGACTATTTCGACGTGCAGTGGCGCAACCCGCCCACCGCGGTGCTGATCGAAGACGCCGAGATGCCAAGCGCCCACTGGTTTCCCGGTGCGACGCTCAATTTTGCCGAACACCTGCTGCGCCGCCGTGACGATCACCCCGCTGTCGTGGCTGTCGCAGAAGACGGCCAACGCGAACAATTGACCTACGCCGAACTGGCCGCCCACGTCGCCGGCCTGCAACGCAGCCTGCGCGCTGCCGGCGTGACCCAAGGTGACCGCGTCGCCGCGTGCATGCCCAACACCTGGCAAACCCTGGTGGGCATGCTCGCCACCACCAGCCTGGGCGCAATCTGGTCGTGTTCGTCGCCGGACTTCGGCACCCAGGGCGTGATCGACCGTTTCGGCCAGATCGAGCCCAAGGTGCTGATCACCTGCGCCGGTTACCGCTATGCCGGTAAAGACATCGACCAGACCACCAAGCTCAATGAAATCCTCGCGCGCCTGCCGTCCCTGGAGCAGTTGATCATCGTGCCTTACGCAAAGCCCCAGGCGCAGAACGAGGACTATCAGACCCAGGCCCGCGTCGCGCTGTGGCGAGACGTCTACCAACCCGGCGGCGAGCCCGAGTTCGTTGCGGTGCCGTTCGACCATCCGCTGTACATCCTCTACTCCAGCGGCACCACCGGCGTGCCCAAGTGCATCATCCACGGCACCGGCGGCGTGTTGCTCACCCACCTCAAGGAACACGGCTTGCACGCCGACCTGTCCCGCGAGGACTGCCTGTTCTACTACACCACCTGCGGCTGGATGATGTGGAACTGGCTGGTGTCTGTACTGGCTATCGGCGCCACGGCGGTGCTGTATGACGGCTCGCCGTTTCATCCAGGGCCCGAGCGGCTGATCGACTTGATCGATGCAGAAAAAATCAGCGTGTTCGGCACCAGCCCCAAGTTTCTCGCCACGTTGGAAAAGGCCGGATTGCGGCCGCGCTTGAGCCACGACCTGGGCAGCCTCAAAGGGTTGATTTCCACTGGCTCGCCGCTGTCTCCGCAGAGCTACGACTACGTGTACCGCGAGATCAAGGATGAGCTATGCCTGTCATCCATGTCCGGCGGCACCGATATCGTCTCCTGCTTTGTGATCGGCAACCCGGTGCTGCCGGTACGGCGCGGTGAAATGCAGTGCAAGAGCCTGGCGATGGCTATAGAAGTCTGGGACGACCAGGGCCGGCCGCTGGTCGGTGAAAAAGGCGAGCTGGTGTGCACGCGGCACTTCCCGGCGATGCCCATCGGCCTGTGGAACGACCCGGACCGCCAGAAGCTGCGCGCCTCGTATTTCAGCCAGTTTCCTGGCGTGTGGGCCCAGGGTGACTACGCCGAACAACGGCCGAACGGTAGCCTGCTGATCCACGGGCGCTCCGACGCCGTGCTCAACCCCGGCGGTGTGCGGATCGGTACAGCAGAGATCTATCGCCAAGTGGAAAAAGTCCCCCAGGTGCTGGAAAGCCTGGCCATCGGCCAACGCTGGCAGGACGACGTGCGCGTGGTGCTGTTCGTGCGCCTCAATGACGGTATCGAACTGGACGAAGCCCTCGAACAGCAGATCCGCCAGGTGATCCGTGCCAACACCACACCGCGCCATGTGCCGGCGAAGATCCTCGCTGTCACCGATATCCCCCGCACCATCAGCGGCAAGATCGTCGAATTGGCGGTGCGCAATGTGGTGCACGGCGAGCCAGTGAAGAACACCGACGCCCTGGCCAACCCGCAGGCGCTTGATCAGTTCCGCAACCGCCCGGAACTGGCGGACAGATGA
- a CDS encoding hybrid sensor histidine kinase/response regulator translates to MIGTSTGSEAAALIARLDWAQSPLGEAKDWPQSLRTAVDIVVHSPMPMLLLWGNQLTQLYNDGFAQLAGNKHPEAMGQPAHQTWPELESFAAPIYDAVLSGQVRTFSEQRFVLPRHNRDTEIWLDLTYSPIRDETGSVAGILVTAIETNERRKARHNTEQRLQLALAATDAVGTWDWDISEDRFIADTHFAYLHGVDPDDASRLPISAYLQGVHPEDRGMVARSIKHCITFGTEYAEEYRLLQADGQLRWVFARGRCYKDHQGRPARFLGAALDLTERKHTEQALRQSQTELQLIINAMPVLIGYVDHEQRFRLNNSAYLEWYGMTPQELYGKTIREVLGDEVYAGREDKIAAALKGKACSFITITPHQDGRPRHALMKYLPRFSNDGSVNGFYIFVIDETERKLTEEALRHLNENLEERVAQRTQALAEANQRLQNEMFERERAEDALRHAQKMEAVGQLTGGIAHDFNNMLTGIIGSLDLMQRYIAAGRSDEIGRFTDAAVSSAHRAAALTHRLLAFSRRQSLDRRPLDPNQLVASLEELFRRTKGAHISLKVQLGHDIWPVNTDASQLENALLNLVINARDAMPDGGELLIETANSYLDGTDITTLEPVKAGDYVMLGVCDNGTGMAPKILAKAFDPFFTTKPIGQGTGLGLSMIYGFAQQSGGHVTIHSEPGQGTCVRLYLPRLHGTALESNLPASLGEAPVALAGEAVVVVEDDPAVRMLVVNVLDELGYTAHQAGDARAALPLLESDLRVDLLVTDVGLPGMNGRQLAEIARQHRPGLKVLFMTGYAEKAAERQGFLEDGMDMVAKPFSIDLLATKIRSMINVAE, encoded by the coding sequence ATGATTGGAACATCCACCGGCAGCGAAGCCGCCGCATTGATTGCGCGGCTGGACTGGGCGCAAAGCCCTCTCGGTGAGGCCAAAGATTGGCCGCAAAGCCTGCGCACGGCGGTCGATATCGTCGTGCACTCGCCGATGCCGATGCTCCTGCTGTGGGGCAACCAGCTCACGCAACTCTACAACGACGGCTTCGCCCAACTGGCGGGCAACAAACACCCCGAGGCCATGGGCCAGCCGGCGCACCAGACCTGGCCGGAGCTTGAGAGCTTTGCCGCGCCGATCTACGACGCCGTGCTCAGCGGCCAGGTGCGTACCTTCAGCGAGCAGCGCTTCGTACTGCCACGCCACAATCGCGACACTGAAATCTGGCTGGACCTCACCTACAGCCCGATCCGCGATGAAACCGGCAGCGTGGCCGGCATCCTGGTCACCGCCATCGAAACCAACGAACGGCGCAAGGCCCGGCACAACACCGAGCAACGCCTGCAACTGGCACTGGCGGCCACCGACGCCGTCGGCACCTGGGACTGGGATATCAGCGAAGACCGCTTTATCGCCGACACGCACTTCGCCTACCTGCACGGTGTCGACCCCGACGATGCAAGCCGGCTGCCGATCAGCGCCTACCTGCAAGGCGTGCACCCGGAAGACCGTGGCATGGTGGCGCGCAGCATCAAGCATTGCATTACTTTCGGCACCGAATACGCCGAGGAATACCGCCTGTTGCAAGCTGACGGCCAACTGCGCTGGGTGTTTGCCCGTGGGCGCTGCTACAAGGACCATCAAGGCCGCCCGGCGCGCTTCCTCGGCGCCGCACTGGACCTGACCGAGCGCAAGCACACCGAGCAGGCGTTGCGCCAAAGCCAAACCGAACTGCAGCTGATCATCAACGCCATGCCGGTACTGATCGGTTATGTCGACCATGAACAGCGCTTTCGCCTGAACAACAGTGCGTACCTGGAGTGGTACGGCATGACGCCCCAGGAACTGTACGGCAAGACCATTCGCGAAGTGCTCGGCGACGAGGTGTACGCCGGGCGTGAAGACAAGATCGCCGCTGCGCTCAAGGGCAAGGCCTGTAGCTTCATCACCATTACGCCGCACCAGGACGGTCGACCGCGCCATGCCCTGATGAAGTACCTGCCGCGCTTCAGCAATGACGGTTCGGTGAATGGTTTCTATATCTTTGTGATCGATGAAACCGAACGCAAGCTCACCGAAGAAGCCCTGCGCCACCTCAATGAAAACCTCGAAGAACGCGTGGCCCAGCGCACCCAGGCGCTGGCCGAGGCCAACCAGCGCCTGCAGAACGAGATGTTCGAACGCGAACGCGCCGAAGACGCACTGCGCCATGCGCAGAAGATGGAAGCGGTGGGCCAGCTCACCGGCGGCATCGCCCATGACTTCAACAACATGCTCACCGGCATCATCGGCAGCCTGGACCTGATGCAGCGCTACATCGCCGCCGGGCGCAGTGACGAGATCGGGCGCTTCACTGATGCCGCCGTGTCCTCCGCCCACCGTGCGGCCGCCCTCACCCACCGCTTGCTGGCGTTCTCCCGGCGTCAGTCGCTGGACCGCCGCCCGCTCGACCCCAATCAGTTGGTGGCGTCCCTTGAAGAGTTGTTCCGCCGCACCAAGGGCGCGCACATCAGCCTCAAGGTGCAGCTCGGCCACGACATCTGGCCGGTGAACACCGACGCCAGCCAACTGGAAAACGCCCTGCTCAATTTGGTGATCAACGCCCGCGACGCGATGCCCGACGGCGGTGAACTACTGATCGAAACCGCCAACAGTTACCTGGACGGCACCGACATCACCACCCTGGAACCGGTCAAGGCCGGCGACTACGTGATGCTCGGCGTGTGCGACAACGGCACCGGCATGGCACCGAAAATCCTCGCCAAGGCGTTCGACCCGTTCTTCACCACCAAACCTATCGGCCAGGGCACGGGCCTTGGGTTGTCGATGATCTACGGGTTTGCCCAGCAATCCGGCGGGCATGTGACCATTCACAGCGAACCGGGCCAGGGCACCTGCGTGCGCCTGTATTTGCCGCGTTTGCATGGCACTGCCCTGGAAAGCAACCTGCCTGCCAGCCTCGGTGAAGCGCCGGTAGCCCTGGCCGGCGAAGCGGTGGTGGTGGTCGAAGATGACCCGGCAGTGCGCATGCTGGTGGTCAATGTGCTCGATGAACTGGGCTACACGGCGCACCAGGCGGGCGACGCCCGGGCGGCACTGCCGCTGCTGGAGTCGGATCTGCGCGTGGACCTGCTGGTGACTGATGTCGGGTTGCCGGGCATGAATGGCCGGCAACTGGCGGAAATTGCCCGCCAGCACCGGCCAGGGCTGAAGGTGCTGTTCATGACCGGTTACGCCGAAAAAGCCGCCGAGCGCCAGGGTTTCCTGGAAGACGGCATGGACATGGTGGCCAAGCCGTTTTCCATCGACCTGCTGGCGACAAAAATTCGCAGCATGATCAACGTCGCCGAATGA
- a CDS encoding ABC transporter permease, producing MLNLSPVARRRFERFKKNRRGWWSLWLFIGLFILTLGGELIANDKPLVLSFKNELYFPVFKRYTEQQFGGQLPFQADYRSDYVQKLIKQDGGWMLFPPIPFSDDTPNYELTRPAPSPPSAVNWLGTDDQSRDVLARVIFGARVSILFALALTAISAAIGIAAGALQGYYGGWVDLIGQRVLEVWSGLPVLYLLIILSGFVEPNFWWLLGIMALFSWLALVDVVRAEFLRGRNLEYVKAARALGLGDGKIIRRHILPNAMTATLSYLPFILTGAISTLSALDFLGFGMPAGSASLGELIAQGKQNLQAPWLGLTAFFTLALILSLLVFIGEALRDAFDPRS from the coding sequence ATGCTCAATCTGTCTCCCGTGGCGCGTCGGCGTTTCGAGCGGTTCAAGAAAAACCGCCGCGGCTGGTGGTCGCTGTGGCTGTTTATCGGCCTGTTTATCCTGACCCTGGGCGGCGAGTTGATCGCCAATGACAAACCCTTGGTGCTGAGCTTCAAGAACGAGCTGTATTTTCCGGTATTCAAGCGCTACACCGAGCAACAGTTCGGTGGCCAACTGCCGTTCCAGGCCGACTACCGCAGTGACTACGTGCAAAAGCTGATCAAGCAGGACGGCGGCTGGATGCTGTTCCCACCCATTCCGTTCAGCGATGACACGCCCAACTACGAGCTGACCCGCCCTGCCCCCAGCCCGCCTTCGGCGGTGAACTGGCTGGGCACCGATGACCAGTCACGGGATGTGCTGGCGCGGGTGATCTTCGGCGCGCGGGTGTCGATCCTGTTCGCCTTGGCGCTCACCGCGATCAGCGCGGCCATCGGCATTGCCGCCGGTGCATTGCAGGGCTACTACGGCGGGTGGGTCGATCTGATCGGCCAACGGGTACTTGAGGTGTGGTCCGGGCTGCCGGTGCTGTACCTGCTGATCATCCTGTCCGGCTTTGTGGAGCCGAATTTCTGGTGGTTGCTGGGGATCATGGCGTTGTTTTCCTGGCTGGCCCTGGTGGACGTGGTGCGCGCCGAGTTCCTGCGCGGGCGCAACCTGGAATACGTCAAGGCGGCACGAGCCCTGGGCCTTGGCGATGGCAAGATCATCCGCCGGCATATCCTGCCCAACGCCATGACGGCCACCTTGAGTTACCTGCCGTTTATCCTGACCGGTGCGATTTCTACGCTGAGCGCGCTGGATTTCCTCGGCTTCGGCATGCCGGCGGGCAGCGCGTCGCTGGGTGAGCTGATCGCCCAGGGCAAGCAGAACCTGCAAGCGCCGTGGCTGGGCCTGACAGCGTTTTTCACCCTGGCGCTGATCCTGTCGCTGCTGGTCTTTATCGGCGAGGCATTGCGTGATGCCTTCGACCCACGCTCATGA
- a CDS encoding GntP family permease: MSVIIALAALALLMLAAYRGYSVILFAPIAALGAVLLTDPSAVAPAFTGVFMEKMVGFIKLYFPVFLLGAVFGKLIELSGFSRSIVAAAIRLLGTRQAMLVIVLVCALLTYGGVSLFVVVFAVYPFAAEMFRQSNIPKRLIPATIALGAFSFTMDALPGTPQIQNIIPSTFFNTTAWAAPWLGLIGTIFVFCAGMLYLARQRNKAQRAGEGYGTELRNEPETAENLTLPNPWIALSPLILVGVMNLLFTHWIPQWYGKTHSLSLPGMSTPVTTEIAKLTAIWAVQAALLVGIIVVLVFGFSAIKSKLAEGSKSAVSGALLAAMNTASEYGFGAVIASLPGFLVLADWLKGIPNPLVNEAITVTLLAGITGSASGGMSIALAAMSESFISAAHAANIPLEVLHRVAAMASGGMDTLPHNGAVITLLAVTGLTHREAYKDIFGITIIKTLAVFVVIATFYATGIV, from the coding sequence ATGAGTGTGATCATTGCCCTGGCAGCCCTCGCGCTGCTGATGCTGGCTGCCTACCGTGGCTATAGCGTTATCCTGTTTGCCCCCATTGCCGCCCTCGGCGCTGTCCTGCTTACCGATCCGTCCGCCGTCGCCCCCGCCTTTACCGGGGTGTTCATGGAGAAAATGGTCGGCTTTATCAAACTGTATTTCCCGGTGTTCCTGCTGGGCGCGGTGTTCGGCAAGCTGATCGAGCTGTCGGGCTTCTCGCGCTCTATCGTGGCGGCCGCCATTCGTTTGCTCGGCACTCGCCAGGCGATGCTGGTGATCGTGCTGGTCTGCGCCCTGCTCACCTACGGCGGCGTGTCGCTGTTCGTGGTGGTGTTTGCGGTGTACCCATTTGCGGCGGAGATGTTCCGCCAGAGCAATATCCCCAAGCGCCTGATCCCGGCCACCATCGCTCTCGGCGCGTTCTCGTTCACCATGGACGCCCTGCCCGGCACGCCGCAGATCCAGAACATCATCCCCAGCACCTTCTTCAACACCACCGCCTGGGCCGCGCCGTGGCTGGGCCTGATCGGCACGATCTTCGTGTTCTGCGCCGGCATGCTCTACCTGGCGCGCCAGCGCAACAAGGCGCAACGTGCCGGTGAAGGCTATGGCACCGAGCTGCGCAACGAGCCGGAAACCGCCGAGAACCTGACCCTGCCCAACCCCTGGATCGCGCTGTCGCCGCTGATCCTAGTGGGCGTGATGAACCTGTTGTTCACCCACTGGATCCCGCAGTGGTACGGCAAGACCCACAGCCTCAGCCTGCCGGGCATGAGCACGCCGGTGACCACCGAAATCGCCAAGCTCACCGCGATCTGGGCGGTACAGGCGGCGTTGCTGGTGGGGATCATCGTGGTGCTGGTGTTCGGCTTCTCGGCAATCAAGAGCAAGCTCGCCGAAGGCAGCAAAAGCGCGGTCAGCGGTGCGCTGCTGGCGGCGATGAACACCGCCTCGGAATATGGCTTCGGTGCGGTGATCGCCTCGCTGCCGGGCTTTCTGGTGCTGGCTGACTGGCTCAAGGGCATCCCCAACCCGCTGGTCAATGAAGCGATCACCGTGACCCTGCTGGCCGGCATCACCGGCTCCGCGTCGGGCGGCATGAGCATCGCCCTCGCGGCCATGTCCGAAAGCTTTATTTCGGCGGCCCATGCGGCCAATATCCCCCTTGAAGTGCTGCACCGCGTCGCGGCCATGGCCAGCGGCGGCATGGACACCCTGCCCCACAACGGCGCGGTGATCACGCTGCTGGCGGTCACCGGCCTGACGCACCGCGAAGCCTACAAAGACATTTTCGGCATCACGATCATCAAGACCCTCGCGGTGTTCGTGGTGATCGCTACTTTCTATGCCACCGGCATTGTGTGA
- a CDS encoding 3-hydroxybutyrate dehydrogenase, whose product MTTLNGKTALVTGSTSGIGLGIALSLAKAGANLILNGFGDASAVIAQVQAFGGKVGHHPADVSDPAQIADMLAYAEREFGGVDILVNNAGIQHVAAVEDFPAERWDSIIAINLSSVFHSTRLSLPGMKAKGWGRIVNIASVHGQVGSVGKAAYVAAKHGVIGLTKVVGLETATSNVTCNAICPGWVLTPLVQKQIDDRAANGVDPQQAQHDLLAEKQPSLEFVTPPQLGELVLFLCSEAGSQVRGAAWNIDGGWLAQ is encoded by the coding sequence ATGACGACATTGAACGGCAAGACCGCCCTGGTCACCGGCTCCACCAGCGGCATCGGCCTGGGCATCGCCCTGAGCCTGGCCAAGGCCGGCGCCAACCTGATCCTCAACGGTTTTGGCGACGCCAGCGCGGTGATCGCCCAGGTGCAGGCGTTCGGCGGCAAGGTCGGCCACCACCCGGCCGACGTCAGCGACCCGGCGCAGATCGCCGACATGCTCGCCTACGCCGAGCGTGAATTCGGCGGCGTCGACATCCTGGTCAACAACGCCGGTATCCAGCATGTGGCGGCAGTCGAAGACTTCCCCGCCGAACGCTGGGACTCGATCATCGCGATCAACCTGTCCTCGGTGTTCCACAGCACACGGTTGAGCTTGCCGGGGATGAAAGCCAAGGGCTGGGGACGTATCGTCAATATCGCCTCGGTGCATGGCCAGGTCGGTTCGGTGGGCAAGGCCGCGTATGTGGCGGCCAAGCATGGCGTGATCGGGTTGACCAAGGTGGTCGGCCTGGAGACCGCCACCAGCAATGTCACCTGCAACGCCATCTGCCCGGGCTGGGTGCTGACGCCGCTGGTGCAGAAGCAGATTGATGATCGTGCCGCAAACGGCGTCGACCCGCAGCAGGCGCAGCACGACCTGCTGGCGGAGAAGCAGCCGTCGCTGGAGTTTGTGACGCCGCCGCAGTTGGGTGAGCTGGTGCTGTTCTTGTGCAGCGAAGCCGGCAGCCAGGTACGCGGTGCCGCATGGAATATCGACGGCGGCTGGCTGGCCCAGTAA
- a CDS encoding sigma-54 interaction domain-containing protein → MSTSLTDYQQVRGLAIQSLFEIIEQSSEGTVIVDRDANIVWMNERYARRFGLKSADEAIGQPCEQVISNSLLRQVVRNDQPILLDIQDTPKGPLVVMRLPIHNDAGAVIGAIGFALFDELRNLSPLIERYLSMQQELASTRSLLRSRQSKYNFAHFIGTSAASLEVKRRARRSASAESPVLLLGETGTGKELLAQAIHGASTRAHKAFVSVNSAAIPADLLEAEFFGTAPGAFTGADRKGRPGKFQIAQGGTLFLDEIGDMPLPLQSKLLRVLQEKEFEPVGSNEMLHSDVRVIAATSMDLEAAIKRGEFRADLYYRLNVLPIQVPPLRERLEDIPALSEAILEELRSQHELDREALALLAQHAWPGNIRELRNVLERAALLSDDLVLNAGEIRAAIGTFTPVARGSAVATVEGESFNAARERFDRQIIAAALNACEGNVVEAAKRLGLGRSTLYKKMVALGID, encoded by the coding sequence ATGAGTACCAGCCTCACGGATTACCAACAGGTTCGCGGCCTGGCCATCCAGTCGCTGTTCGAGATCATCGAGCAGTCCAGCGAAGGCACGGTGATTGTCGACCGCGACGCCAATATCGTGTGGATGAACGAGCGCTATGCCAGGCGTTTTGGCCTCAAGAGCGCCGACGAAGCCATCGGCCAGCCGTGCGAGCAGGTGATTTCCAACAGCCTGTTGCGCCAAGTGGTGCGCAATGACCAGCCCATATTGCTGGACATCCAGGACACACCCAAGGGTCCGTTGGTGGTGATGCGCTTGCCGATCCACAACGATGCCGGCGCGGTGATCGGTGCGATCGGCTTTGCCTTGTTTGATGAACTGCGCAACCTGTCGCCACTGATTGAGCGTTATCTGAGCATGCAGCAGGAATTGGCGTCGACGCGCTCCCTGCTGCGTTCGCGGCAGAGCAAATACAACTTCGCGCATTTTATAGGCACCAGCGCAGCCAGCCTCGAAGTGAAACGCCGCGCACGGCGCAGTGCCAGCGCTGAATCGCCAGTGTTACTGCTGGGCGAAACCGGTACCGGCAAGGAATTGTTGGCCCAGGCGATTCACGGCGCCTCCACCCGTGCGCACAAGGCGTTTGTCAGCGTCAACAGCGCGGCGATTCCGGCTGACCTGCTGGAAGCCGAGTTCTTCGGCACCGCACCGGGCGCGTTTACCGGCGCCGACCGCAAGGGCCGCCCCGGCAAGTTCCAGATCGCCCAGGGCGGCACGCTGTTCCTCGACGAAATCGGTGACATGCCCCTGCCCTTGCAAAGCAAACTGCTGCGGGTGTTGCAGGAAAAGGAATTCGAACCGGTCGGCTCCAATGAGATGCTGCACAGCGATGTACGGGTGATCGCCGCCACCTCCATGGACCTGGAGGCGGCGATCAAGCGCGGCGAATTCCGCGCGGATTTGTATTATCGGCTGAATGTGCTGCCGATCCAGGTGCCGCCGTTGCGTGAGCGGCTTGAAGATATTCCGGCGTTGAGCGAGGCGATTCTTGAGGAACTGCGCAGCCAGCATGAACTGGATCGCGAGGCCCTGGCGTTGCTGGCCCAGCATGCGTGGCCGGGGAATATCCGCGAACTGCGCAACGTACTTGAGCGGGCGGCGTTGTTGAGTGATGACCTTGTGTTGAATGCCGGGGAGATTCGCGCCGCGATCGGCACCTTCACCCCCGTGGCGCGTGGCAGTGCCGTCGCGACGGTCGAGGGTGAAAGCTTCAATGCGGCGCGGGAGCGGTTTGATCGGCAGATCATTGCGGCGGCATTGAACGCGTGCGAGGGGAATGTGGTGGAAGCGGCCAAGCGGTTGGGGCTTGGGCGGTCGACGCTGTACAAGAAGATGGTGGCGTTGGGTATCGACTGA
- a CDS encoding ABC transporter ATP-binding protein — MNLIEIRDLSVAFSGQTVVRNLCLDVRPGECLALVGESGSGKSVTAHSILQLLPEAGTQTTGSIKYRGQELVGASATTLQKLRGNRIAMIFQEPMTSLNPLHSIEKQIGETLLLHKGLGGKAAQARILELLELVGIQKPQERLKAYPHQLSGGQRQRVMIAMALACEPELLIADEPTTALDVTVQRKILLLLKSLQQRLGMSLLLISHDLNLVRSIAQRVCVMRAGEIVEQADCQTLFNAPQHPYSRLLLDAEPAGDALCSDERETVLQVDDLTVQFPLGGGLFRRKTYLRAVDGISLRVQRGKTLGIVGESGSGKSTLGQAILRLLDSSGSIRFQGEALDSLNHQQMRPWRKQMQVVFQDPYGSLSPRMTVEQIISEGLEVHAPCSLADRDAQVVQVLKDVGLDPASRHRYPHEFSGGQRQRIAIARALVLKPALMLLDEPTSALDRTVQKQVVALLRELQEKYGLTYLFISHDLAVVRAMAHDMIVIKDGKVVERGASHEVFDAPQHAYTKELLAAAHIPL; from the coding sequence ATGAACCTGATCGAAATCCGCGACCTCAGCGTCGCGTTCAGCGGCCAGACCGTGGTGCGCAACCTGTGCCTGGACGTGCGCCCCGGCGAGTGCCTGGCACTGGTGGGCGAATCTGGCTCGGGCAAGTCGGTGACGGCCCACTCGATCCTGCAACTGCTGCCCGAGGCCGGTACTCAAACCACCGGTTCCATCAAGTACCGTGGCCAGGAACTGGTCGGCGCTTCGGCCACCACCTTGCAGAAGCTGCGCGGCAACCGCATTGCCATGATCTTCCAGGAGCCGATGACCTCACTCAATCCGCTGCACAGCATCGAAAAGCAGATCGGCGAAACCCTGCTGCTGCACAAGGGTCTGGGCGGCAAGGCGGCGCAGGCGCGCATCCTCGAATTGCTCGAACTGGTGGGCATCCAGAAGCCTCAGGAGCGGCTCAAAGCCTATCCGCACCAGCTCTCCGGTGGCCAGCGCCAACGGGTGATGATCGCCATGGCGCTGGCCTGCGAGCCTGAGCTGCTGATCGCCGACGAACCCACCACGGCGTTGGACGTGACCGTGCAGCGCAAGATCCTGCTGCTGCTCAAGTCGCTGCAACAACGCCTGGGCATGTCCTTGCTGCTGATCAGCCATGACCTCAACCTGGTGCGCAGCATTGCCCAGCGCGTGTGCGTGATGCGAGCCGGCGAGATCGTCGAGCAGGCCGACTGCCAGACACTGTTCAACGCGCCGCAACACCCCTACAGCCGCCTGCTACTGGATGCAGAACCGGCCGGCGATGCGCTGTGCAGCGATGAACGCGAGACCGTGTTGCAGGTGGATGACCTGACCGTGCAATTCCCCCTTGGCGGCGGGTTGTTCCGACGCAAGACCTACCTGCGAGCGGTGGATGGCATCAGCCTCCGCGTGCAGCGCGGCAAAACCCTGGGGATTGTCGGCGAGTCCGGCTCGGGCAAGTCCACGTTGGGCCAGGCGATCCTGCGACTGCTGGACTCCAGCGGCAGCATCCGCTTCCAGGGTGAAGCCCTCGACTCGCTGAACCACCAGCAGATGCGCCCGTGGCGCAAGCAAATGCAGGTGGTGTTCCAGGACCCTTACGGCAGCCTCAGCCCACGCATGACCGTGGAGCAGATCATCAGCGAAGGCCTGGAGGTTCACGCACCGTGCAGCCTGGCCGACCGCGATGCGCAGGTGGTGCAGGTGCTCAAGGACGTGGGCCTCGATCCCGCCAGCCGCCATCGCTACCCCCACGAATTTTCCGGCGGCCAGCGCCAACGTATCGCCATCGCCCGCGCTCTGGTACTCAAGCCAGCGCTGATGTTGCTCGACGAACCGACCTCAGCCCTCGACCGCACTGTGCAGAAACAAGTGGTGGCGTTGCTGCGTGAGTTGCAGGAGAAATACGGCCTGACGTACCTGTTTATCAGCCACGACCTGGCGGTGGTACGTGCCATGGCCCACGACATGATCGTGATCAAGGACGGCAAGGTGGTGGAGCGCGGCGCGAGCCACGAGGTGTTTGATGCACCGCAGCACGCCTACACCAAAGAACTGCTGGCCGCAGCCCACATCCCACTGTAG
- a CDS encoding peptidylprolyl isomerase — protein MKAQARHILVKTSEEAEQLKQRIAKGEAFDVLAKKYSTCPSGKRGGDLGEVRPGQMVGAIDAVIFKKPVKVVHGPIKSKFGYHLVQVFYRD, from the coding sequence ATGAAAGCCCAAGCCCGTCATATCCTGGTGAAAACCAGTGAAGAAGCCGAACAGCTCAAACAGCGCATCGCCAAGGGCGAGGCGTTTGATGTGCTGGCCAAGAAGTACTCCACTTGCCCGTCCGGCAAGCGTGGTGGCGACCTGGGTGAAGTGCGGCCTGGGCAGATGGTGGGGGCGATTGACGCGGTGATCTTCAAGAAGCCGGTGAAGGTGGTGCACGGGCCGATCAAGAGCAAGTTCGGGTATCACCTGGTGCAGGTGTTCTACCGGGATTGA